From the Solea senegalensis isolate Sse05_10M linkage group LG16, IFAPA_SoseM_1, whole genome shotgun sequence genome, one window contains:
- the lg16h2orf50 gene encoding uncharacterized protein C2orf50 homolog yields the protein MDLNYVRRASSAGYRLPGRSNGTRLITVQSSTDKRRTRDAVSVEQSPGKSDNVKQDQLWKELVWSERRGIREWEKNWNFLKNYDEMGQLKTEEPLPSYVPLFSDRVPNTTNQMFGSRLSTPLGSELVRLDRLLLWSGGHYKSKKDAELMPC from the exons ATGGACTTGAACTACGTCAGACGTGCTTCCTCCGCAGGTTACCGTTTACCGGGGCGATCCAACGGAACCAGGCTGATAACTGTCCAGTCATCTACGGACAAGAGGAGGACCAGAGACGCGGTGTCTGTGGAGCAGAGTCCAGGCAAGAGTGATAACGTTAAACAGGACCAACTGTGGAAAGAGCTTGTctggagtgagaggagaggcaTCCGGGAATG GGAGAAGAACTGGAACTTTCTCAAGAATTATGATGAGATG GGACAGCTGAAGACAGAGGAGCCTCTGCCCAGCTATGTCCCGCTGTTCTCTGACCGTGTCCCCAACACCACCAACCAGATGTTTGGCAGCAGACTGTCCACTCCACTGGGGAGTGAACTGGTCAGACTGGACAGGCTGTTACTCTGGTCTGGAGGCCATTACAAGAGCAAAAAGGATGCAGAGCTGATGCCGTGCTAA